The Vicia villosa cultivar HV-30 ecotype Madison, WI linkage group LG1, Vvil1.0, whole genome shotgun sequence genome includes a region encoding these proteins:
- the LOC131634147 gene encoding protein PGR-like, with translation MDSSHSQWIQPLVAVSVGFFIAFRAHRKNSLSTSGALAGFFVMSLHIFVGFRFAAILLAFFFTSSTLTKKGQDKKRLIDPEFKIGGQRNWIQVLSNSGIASVLVVALWVLTEGKDYCLNSKDSPLITALIGGVIGHYCCCNGDTWSSEIGVLSDDHPRLITTFKHVRKGTNGGVTKTGLLAAAAGGSVIGLSYFLLEFSAVRCGSDRFLKQLLVIPIATTAGLGGSIIDSLFGATLQFSGFCSIRQKVVGKPGPTVKKISGLSILDNNAVNFVSILLTTILTSVACLYIF, from the exons ATGGACTCATCTCACTCTCAGTGGATCCAACCCTTGGTTGCTGTCTCCGTCGGTTTCTTCATCGCATTCAGAGCTCACAGAAAAAATTCCCTCAGCACTTCTGGAGCTCTCGCCGGTTTCTTCGTTATGTCGCTTCATATTTTTGTAGGATTCAG GTTTGCGGCGATTTTGCttgctttctttttcacttcgtCGACACTTACGAAGAAGGGACAAGATAAGAAGCGGTTAATTGATCCTGAATTCAAAATAGGTGGACAAAGAAACTG GATACAAGTTCTGTCCAATAGTGGCATTGCTTCTGTTCTGGTTGTAGCTTTATGGGTTTTAACAGAAGGGAAGGATTATTGCTTGAACTCTAAAGACTCGCCTCTGATTACCGCTCTTATTGGTGGCGTTATTGGCCAttattgctgctgcaatggagaCACCTGGTCTTCAGAGATTGGAGTTCTCAGTGATGACCACCCTCGGCTTATCACAACCTTCAAG cATGTGAGGAAGGGTACAAATGGTGGCGTAACAAAAACAGGACTTCTAGCTGCTGCAGCTGGTGGAAGTGTCATTGgactatcatattttcttttagaattttcGGCAGTTAGGTGTGGGTCTGATAGATTTCTCAAGCAACTACTGGTCATACCTATCGCTACCACGGCAGGACTAGGTGGGAGTATCATCGACTCTCTATTTGGTGCAACGTTACAGTTTAGTGGATTCTGCTCTATTCGCCAGAAG GTTGTTGGGAAGCCAGGACCAACTGTTAAGAAGATTTCAGGTCTCAGCATTCTTGACAACAATGCAGTGAACTTTGTGTCCATACTGTTGACCACGATTTTAACTTCAGTAGCGTGTTTGTACATATTCTAG
- the LOC131614040 gene encoding uncharacterized mitochondrial protein AtMg00810-like — translation MYQRKYALEILKRRDMEHCSAVNTPTKARLQRSKSDYEQNVDLTQYRILVGSLRYLCNMRPYLAFSVDIAIRFMERSEVSHLDAIKRILRYVKGTLGCEIIFLVVDTASISWCSKKERMVSLSSYETEYITASLYACQVVWLMNLLGELGSNAGGAWKKHMDGFLFNVGFKKCVSKHDVYVKTDASKNVIILCLYANDLLITRSNELSISKFKSELMEEFEMSDLGIMT, via the exons ATGTATCAAAGGAAGTATGCACTTGAGATATTGAAGAGGCGTGATATGGAGCATTGTAGTGCTGTTAATACACCAACTAAAGCAAGGTTACAACGGTCCAAAAGTGATTATGAGCAGAATGTGGATCTAACGCAATATAGAATATTGGTTGGATCATTACGTTACTTGTGTAATATGCGGCCATATTTGGCGTTTAGTGTCGATATTGCGATAAGATTTATGGAGAGATCGGAGGTGTCTCACTTGGATGCAATTAAGAGGATCCTAAGATACGTTAAAGGAACTCTTGGTTGTGAAATTATCTTTCTCGTAGTAGATACAG CATCAATCTCTTGGTGTTCTAAAAAGGAACGGATGGTTTCACTCTCTTCTTATGAGACCGAGTATATCACTGCGTCGTTATATGCATGCCAAGTTGTGTGGCTTATGAATCTGTTGGGAGAGTTGGGCAGCAATGCTGGAGGAGCTTGGAAAAAACACATGGATGGTTTTCTATTTAACGTTGGCTTCAAGAAATGTGTTTCCAAACATGATGTCTATGTGAAGACGGATGCAAGTAAAAATGTGATCATACTTTGCTTATATGCGAATGACTTGTTGATCACGAGAAGCAATGAGTTGAGTATTTCTAAGTTCAAGAGTGAACTTATggaagagtttgaaatgagtGATCTTGGAATTATGACCTAA